From one Pseudomonas sp. S35 genomic stretch:
- a CDS encoding MbtH family protein has protein sequence MTSVFDRDDIQFQVVVNHEEQYSIWPDYKAVPEGWRTVGKSGLKKECLAYIEETWTDMRPLSLRQKMDGAALA, from the coding sequence ATGACCTCAGTATTTGACCGCGACGACATCCAGTTTCAGGTAGTGGTCAACCATGAAGAACAGTATTCCATTTGGCCCGACTACAAGGCCGTGCCAGAAGGCTGGCGCACCGTGGGCAAAAGCGGCTTGAAGAAAGAGTGCCTGGCCTACATCGAAGAAACCTGGACCGACATGCGCCCGTTGAGCCTGCGCCAGAAAATGGACGGCGCTGCACTGGCCTGA